One part of the Oligoflexus sp. genome encodes these proteins:
- a CDS encoding sensor histidine kinase produces the protein MKSLGRERVHKLLSLKHDEFRRLFLLFSTRLGILVATFMFGINCFVLGTTHPVTVLLGLFGILLFVLQRFFSQPTQLQQGCIIMMSALIALVLAVPILMRHDLSGAFFFMPVAIMMAAFLFDIRAATYVLAIMLVYNMLFTAGWLSAAFGLDVALLHNRPWASALDRMVSCVAAFLVSMGFLQLKKQHEEMIMQQHEELALQKTLNSLGTMANGIAHELNNPLAIAQGANYILKKLTKDHGEWDKWLKSSEDALDRMAAVVKAMEVFSGRLNAEDAVRLEPRAYIESKLKSFETEQRIPPGLLTWDLAPEGDILMRETHLNVILQNLLINAWEATQKMEQPGIALRSWMTPEHYCLELSNSAQPLDADTLDKLFDPFFTTKKVGDGPGLGLTIVYGLVGNYGGLIATDYSDSRFVVRLSLPRYDALKDVA, from the coding sequence ATAAGCTGCTGAGCCTGAAGCATGACGAGTTTCGTCGGCTGTTCCTGCTTTTTTCCACGCGACTGGGTATCCTCGTCGCTACCTTCATGTTCGGAATCAACTGTTTTGTCCTGGGCACGACTCATCCTGTTACGGTCCTGCTCGGACTCTTTGGAATCCTGCTCTTTGTGCTGCAGCGCTTTTTTTCCCAGCCGACCCAGCTGCAGCAGGGCTGTATCATCATGATGAGCGCGCTGATTGCGCTGGTGCTCGCCGTGCCCATTCTGATGAGACACGACCTGTCAGGCGCTTTTTTCTTCATGCCCGTTGCCATCATGATGGCCGCCTTCCTTTTTGATATCCGTGCTGCAACCTACGTTCTGGCCATCATGCTCGTCTATAATATGCTCTTTACTGCCGGATGGCTGAGCGCGGCCTTCGGCTTGGACGTCGCGCTCCTTCACAACCGGCCCTGGGCCTCGGCTTTGGATCGCATGGTGTCCTGCGTGGCGGCCTTTTTGGTGTCGATGGGCTTTTTGCAGCTGAAAAAACAGCATGAAGAGATGATCATGCAGCAGCACGAGGAGCTGGCGCTGCAAAAGACTTTGAACTCCCTGGGAACCATGGCCAATGGCATCGCCCATGAGCTGAATAATCCCCTGGCCATAGCCCAGGGCGCGAACTACATTCTGAAAAAACTCACCAAGGATCATGGCGAATGGGACAAGTGGCTGAAATCCAGCGAGGACGCCCTGGATCGCATGGCGGCCGTCGTCAAGGCCATGGAAGTTTTTTCCGGTCGTTTGAATGCCGAAGATGCTGTTCGCCTGGAACCGAGGGCCTATATCGAGTCCAAATTGAAAAGCTTTGAGACGGAGCAGAGGATTCCGCCTGGGCTTTTGACCTGGGACCTGGCCCCTGAAGGCGATATCCTGATGCGCGAAACGCATCTGAATGTCATTCTGCAAAATCTTCTGATCAATGCCTGGGAAGCCACGCAGAAGATGGAGCAGCCAGGCATCGCGCTGCGCAGCTGGATGACGCCCGAGCATTACTGCCTGGAGCTGAGCAACAGCGCGCAGCCTTTGGATGCGGATACGCTCGATAAATTATTCGATCCCTTTTTCACGACCAAAAAAGTCGGGGATGGGCCAGGCCTTGGCCTGACCATCGTCTATGGACTGGTCGGGAACTATGGGGGGCTCATCGCCACGGATTATAGCGATTCCCGCTTTGTCGTGCGTCTGTCTCTTCCCCGATATGACGCGCTCAAGGACGTGGCCTGA
- a CDS encoding uroporphyrinogen-III synthase — protein sequence MKRIIWTRPAEDWAQDQKIVKLDLPVLRFPVTRQVCIPPQLPQRPCDMVILTSRKAAEGFLNQTASIRELLQKAEFLTFGMETYKFLVSQNLKVRLIPVHNGKDFANALVLEIKKGPVLWFPRPAEPAFAIGDHLRTHNLEVHDIEMYRTEGIKQFEPEALKKLTSEPSVVCFASPSTVKAFVDIIRTHDDARFYKYTPAVIGGTTLTAAQGYFSDVFQAAHPTLQSLWDKALEIARQETTPGKE from the coding sequence ATGAAACGGATCATCTGGACAAGGCCGGCCGAGGATTGGGCGCAGGATCAGAAAATCGTCAAGCTCGATCTCCCTGTGCTGCGCTTCCCAGTCACAAGGCAGGTTTGCATCCCGCCGCAGCTGCCGCAAAGGCCCTGCGATATGGTCATCCTTACGAGCCGCAAAGCGGCCGAGGGTTTTCTGAATCAGACGGCGTCCATTCGGGAGCTGCTGCAGAAAGCCGAGTTTCTGACCTTTGGCATGGAAACCTATAAATTTCTGGTGAGTCAGAATCTGAAGGTGCGGCTGATTCCTGTGCATAATGGTAAGGACTTTGCGAACGCCCTGGTGCTTGAAATCAAAAAAGGGCCTGTCCTGTGGTTTCCGCGTCCGGCGGAGCCTGCCTTTGCGATCGGTGATCATCTGCGCACACACAATCTTGAGGTCCATGACATCGAGATGTATCGCACGGAAGGCATCAAGCAGTTCGAGCCCGAGGCCCTGAAAAAGCTGACCAGCGAGCCGTCAGTGGTCTGCTTTGCCAGCCCCAGCACGGTCAAGGCCTTTGTGGATATCATTCGCACGCATGATGACGCGCGTTTTTACAAGTATACGCCGGCGGTGATTGGCGGCACGACCCTGACGGCGGCTCAAGGGTATTTTTCGGATGTTTTTCAGGCCGCGCATCCCACGCTGCAGTCCCTTTGGGATAAGGCTCTGGAAATCGCGAGGCAGGAGACCACGCCGGGAAAGGAATGA
- a CDS encoding ABC transporter ATP-binding protein, whose protein sequence is MTLEAVSKSYDKIPVLKNISFHIKPGERVSLLGPGGCGKSTVLKILLGLTPPDQGAVQLMDRDMVAASEREKQETLRKVGMAFQQGGLFDFMTVEENLTFAMEHMTDMSVDEMSQKIEALLKTVKLTRTRRMFPHELSGGMKRRIGIARALATDPVVSIFDEPTSGLDPVTSTIILNMIHELGTQTETGAQLVATSSVEIAIRFAERLILINEGEVVADGSWKDLILNSTDWVKHFLSVRLIGIDIEYARELGLPDEFIRQHWKL, encoded by the coding sequence ATGACCCTCGAAGCCGTTTCCAAATCATACGACAAGATCCCTGTCTTGAAAAACATCAGCTTTCACATCAAGCCTGGAGAGCGGGTCAGTCTCCTCGGACCAGGAGGCTGTGGAAAGTCGACAGTACTCAAGATCCTCCTGGGTTTGACGCCTCCGGACCAGGGCGCGGTTCAGCTCATGGACCGCGATATGGTGGCCGCCAGCGAGCGTGAAAAACAGGAGACTCTGCGAAAAGTAGGAATGGCGTTTCAGCAGGGTGGCCTCTTTGATTTTATGACGGTCGAGGAAAATCTGACGTTTGCCATGGAACACATGACGGACATGAGCGTCGATGAGATGTCACAAAAAATCGAAGCGCTTCTGAAAACGGTCAAGCTCACCAGGACCCGCCGCATGTTTCCGCACGAACTCTCGGGCGGTATGAAACGGCGTATCGGAATTGCCCGCGCTTTGGCCACCGATCCTGTGGTTTCGATCTTTGATGAACCAACCTCGGGTCTTGACCCTGTGACCTCGACCATTATTTTGAACATGATCCACGAACTCGGCACGCAAACGGAAACCGGCGCGCAACTCGTCGCGACCTCTTCGGTGGAAATTGCGATACGCTTCGCCGAACGCCTTATTCTGATCAATGAAGGTGAAGTCGTGGCGGATGGTTCATGGAAGGATTTGATCCTGAATTCCACCGACTGGGTGAAACACTTTCTGAGCGTGCGTCTGATCGGGATTGATATTGAATATGCGCGGGAGTTGGGGCTGCCGGACGAATTCATCCGGCAGCATTGGAAGCTTTGA
- a CDS encoding vanadium-dependent haloperoxidase, giving the protein MKILLRSLALTCFLGSGTALRAQEAELIHQAANPNPTASYRWLEILLEASGREVDRVGARPTILSRSMAIVETAMFDAWAAYDGKAVGTRYGDQLRRPEKERTQKNKETAIAYAAYRTLLDIFGNEDQDWIREQMKTMGYDPDNNSSDRTKPEGIGNLTASAVIQYRHRDGANQLGDEAGGNGKPYSDYTYYRSVNKPGMITNPTSWMPIAFVNKEGKTFSPNFLTAHWYRVKPFALESTSQFRSPPPPEWGSKELEKDIIECAEVQAKLSLEQKAVVEFMRDGPRSTGQSGHWLRFAMDVSRRDKNDLDRDVKLFFAVANVVHDTFVSSWDSKRFYDTSRPYHWVRQYYGKKPVMAWKGPGKGFGKIPGDQWHPYSPDMFVTPPFPGYVSGHATASAGAARILEYFTGSEKFGAVAIRQVGELTEEKFSTAEMQARDGKPAKDVPASKEVRLPLPTFMATAEMAAMSRLLGGYHIRTDNEAGLVMGKKIADYTWPKYQAYFEGKALVAH; this is encoded by the coding sequence ATGAAAATCCTGCTCAGAAGCCTTGCGCTGACATGCTTCCTTGGATCTGGAACGGCCTTGCGGGCCCAGGAGGCCGAGTTGATCCATCAGGCCGCCAACCCCAACCCTACGGCGTCCTACCGCTGGCTGGAAATTCTTTTGGAGGCCAGCGGCCGCGAGGTGGACCGGGTCGGTGCGCGCCCGACTATCCTTTCAAGGTCGATGGCTATCGTCGAGACCGCGATGTTCGATGCCTGGGCCGCCTATGATGGCAAGGCCGTCGGCACCCGCTACGGGGATCAGCTGCGCCGCCCAGAAAAGGAAAGAACCCAGAAGAACAAGGAAACCGCTATCGCCTATGCCGCTTATCGGACCCTCCTGGATATTTTCGGGAACGAAGATCAGGACTGGATCCGTGAGCAGATGAAGACGATGGGCTATGATCCCGATAACAATAGCTCCGATCGCACCAAGCCCGAAGGCATCGGCAATCTCACGGCCTCGGCTGTGATTCAGTATCGGCATCGGGATGGCGCCAATCAGCTGGGCGATGAAGCCGGTGGCAACGGCAAGCCTTATTCGGATTACACCTATTATCGCTCGGTGAATAAGCCCGGCATGATCACCAATCCCACCAGCTGGATGCCGATCGCATTCGTGAACAAGGAAGGAAAGACATTCAGTCCTAACTTCCTGACGGCGCACTGGTATCGCGTAAAACCTTTCGCCCTGGAAAGCACGAGTCAATTCCGATCTCCACCTCCACCCGAGTGGGGCAGCAAGGAGCTGGAAAAGGACATCATCGAATGCGCCGAAGTCCAGGCGAAGCTGAGTCTTGAGCAGAAAGCCGTCGTCGAATTCATGCGCGATGGGCCGCGTTCCACAGGACAGTCCGGTCACTGGCTGCGCTTTGCCATGGACGTCTCGCGCCGTGATAAGAATGATCTGGATCGTGACGTGAAACTTTTCTTCGCCGTCGCCAACGTGGTGCATGACACTTTCGTTTCGAGCTGGGATAGCAAGCGTTTTTATGATACCTCGCGGCCGTATCACTGGGTTCGCCAGTATTATGGCAAAAAACCCGTGATGGCCTGGAAGGGTCCTGGAAAAGGTTTCGGCAAAATCCCCGGCGATCAATGGCATCCTTATTCGCCTGATATGTTCGTCACACCGCCCTTTCCTGGATATGTCTCGGGACATGCCACAGCCAGCGCCGGCGCGGCCCGCATTCTGGAATACTTCACGGGCTCGGAAAAATTCGGTGCCGTGGCCATTCGTCAGGTCGGTGAGCTGACCGAGGAAAAATTCTCGACCGCGGAGATGCAGGCGCGTGATGGCAAACCAGCCAAGGACGTTCCCGCTTCCAAGGAAGTACGCCTGCCGCTGCCAACTTTCATGGCGACAGCGGAAATGGCCGCCATGTCCCGCCTCCTCGGGGGCTATCATATCCGTACGGATAATGAAGCAGGACTCGTCATGGGCAAGAAAATCGCCGATTACACCTGGCCGAAATACCAGGCGTACTTTGAAGGCAAGGCTCTGGTCGCGCACTGA
- a CDS encoding HAD family hydrolase, translating to MEKAGKLIVLDIDNTVFNWVEYYVASMNALARKVSDIIGAKPETLFHEARLIFEKEGSIEYPFLVQELPTVMQYYGGDIERMLREAVEPGRMAFNEAAQKTLVPYAGVMETMQTIKQRWPHVPVIALTDAPRYVAMWKLNKLQLLPFFDAVYGLPDPRIPADVKSQKVKVDPEILIKHLQKSNFDFAGRIRVLPDDYEKPGTKGLKTVLMDFEMESHLSDVLWVGDNLRKDVGLGKRLGVHTGWARYGTVIQDTSKKLLLEFSPQNNVAKNVALDPASQDAPQPDFVLETFSDMIPAVEQLLTP from the coding sequence TTGGAAAAAGCCGGCAAACTCATTGTGCTCGACATCGACAACACCGTGTTCAACTGGGTTGAATACTATGTGGCTTCCATGAATGCCCTGGCCCGCAAGGTGTCAGACATAATCGGCGCGAAGCCCGAAACGCTGTTCCACGAAGCCCGGCTTATTTTTGAAAAGGAAGGCTCGATCGAATATCCCTTCCTCGTCCAGGAGCTTCCAACCGTCATGCAATACTATGGCGGCGACATCGAACGCATGCTGCGGGAGGCGGTGGAGCCGGGCCGCATGGCCTTCAACGAGGCGGCTCAGAAAACGCTCGTCCCCTATGCCGGCGTCATGGAAACCATGCAGACGATCAAACAGCGCTGGCCGCACGTCCCCGTCATCGCTCTGACGGATGCACCCCGCTATGTGGCCATGTGGAAACTCAATAAGCTGCAGCTTCTGCCCTTCTTCGATGCCGTCTATGGTTTGCCGGATCCGCGTATTCCGGCCGATGTGAAATCACAGAAAGTCAAAGTCGATCCAGAGATCCTCATCAAGCATCTGCAGAAGAGCAATTTTGATTTTGCCGGTCGCATCCGCGTCCTTCCCGATGATTATGAAAAGCCGGGGACCAAGGGTCTGAAAACCGTCCTCATGGATTTTGAAATGGAATCCCATCTGTCGGATGTCCTGTGGGTCGGTGATAACCTTAGAAAAGACGTGGGCCTTGGCAAGCGCCTGGGTGTGCACACCGGCTGGGCCCGTTATGGAACGGTGATTCAGGACACTTCGAAAAAACTCCTGCTCGAATTCAGTCCGCAAAACAATGTGGCGAAAAATGTGGCCCTGGATCCGGCCAGTCAGGATGCGCCGCAGCCTGATTTCGTCCTCGAAACTTTTTCTGATATGATCCCGGCCGTCGAACAACTGCTGACTCCCTGA